In Spirosoma aureum, a single genomic region encodes these proteins:
- a CDS encoding 2,3,4,5-tetrahydropyridine-2,6-dicarboxylate N-succinyltransferase, which translates to MNTEIEAIWANRDLLADPNSIQTIKNVINQLDRGDLRVANPPAHENEDWTVNEWVKKAILLYFISQQMKAEEVGIFSFHDKIPLKSNFADAKVRVVPPAVARYGSYQAPGVILMPSYVNIGAYVDERTMVDTWATVGSCAQIGKDVHLSGGVGIGGVLEPPQAAPVIIEDGAFVGSRCIVVEGARIGKRAVLGAGVTITGSSKIIDVTGTKPVEYRGYVPANSVVIPGSYAKQFPAGEFHVPCAIIIGQRKESTDLKTSLNDALRENNVSV; encoded by the coding sequence ATGAATACCGAAATCGAGGCTATCTGGGCAAACAGAGATCTTTTAGCAGATCCTAATTCTATCCAGACGATCAAAAACGTAATTAATCAATTAGATAGGGGAGACCTCCGTGTAGCAAATCCCCCCGCCCATGAAAATGAAGACTGGACGGTGAACGAATGGGTAAAAAAAGCCATACTGCTCTATTTTATCAGTCAGCAGATGAAAGCCGAGGAGGTCGGTATTTTTTCATTTCATGACAAGATCCCATTAAAAAGTAATTTCGCCGACGCTAAAGTACGTGTCGTTCCGCCAGCGGTAGCACGATACGGATCCTATCAGGCACCCGGCGTAATCCTTATGCCATCCTATGTTAATATTGGCGCTTACGTCGATGAACGAACCATGGTCGATACCTGGGCAACAGTAGGAAGCTGCGCCCAGATCGGGAAAGATGTTCACCTCAGTGGCGGAGTCGGTATAGGGGGCGTACTGGAGCCACCCCAGGCAGCTCCGGTTATTATTGAGGATGGCGCATTTGTCGGCTCACGTTGTATTGTGGTAGAAGGTGCACGCATTGGGAAGCGGGCTGTCTTAGGAGCCGGCGTTACCATCACGGGTTCGTCAAAAATAATTGACGTGACGGGTACTAAACCAGTCGAATACAGAGGATACGTTCCTGCTAACTCTGTCGTTATCCCAGGAAGTTATGCTAAACAATTCCCGGCAGGTGAATTTCATGTTCCCTGTGCCATCATCATTGGACAGCGAAAAGAATCCACTGATTTGAAAACGTCGTTGAATGATGCACTCCGCGAGAATAATGTGTCAGTTTAA
- a CDS encoding tetratricopeptide repeat protein: MKSVFVVLIACCLSAGVHAQNQGGAAATLDAAAMDAVKKDKEKSDKDIADAKSAAKASTWMDRAKTYQNIAGQYIRIDSSAATTAYEAFKKVIELDKDKKGGPGKLAKEAEEALKGQALYGAFMQQGVAKFQAKSYPDAIKAMTMAGDINPKDTLAPLYTAIAAQQVKDNATAKTQLEKYIAGGGKDASIYGSLAMLYRSDNEIDKALATLDKAIAMAPNNKDLGNEKINIMLTTNRMDEAITGMKQMVEKDPSNVQNLVNLSIVYHNVADKTNEEVRKLEGETKKGSNAGKQLADAKALLDTYNGEVTRLSGLIKKQPKNADLKRQLADVQKKSTDQKATIAQLETEAKAAAANASAASEGEKKLTDLKQKLAEEKKLEKDYLNKAMAVDANNYDANFNLGVFYFNEAVEMKRSVDKMDMAEYSKNGKELDGKVCGKFKQALPYFTKAKSIKDEADLNENLTNLQNILKQYEEKKVACIETKE, from the coding sequence ATGAAATCAGTTTTTGTAGTTCTTATAGCCTGTTGCCTGTCTGCAGGAGTACATGCTCAGAACCAGGGTGGGGCAGCTGCTACGTTGGATGCTGCCGCGATGGATGCCGTCAAGAAAGATAAGGAGAAAAGCGACAAGGATATTGCCGATGCGAAAAGTGCGGCCAAAGCCAGCACCTGGATGGATCGGGCCAAAACCTACCAGAACATCGCTGGTCAGTATATCCGCATCGACTCCAGTGCCGCCACAACGGCTTACGAAGCATTCAAGAAGGTAATCGAACTGGATAAAGACAAGAAAGGTGGTCCGGGTAAATTGGCAAAAGAGGCAGAAGAAGCGTTAAAGGGGCAGGCTTTATACGGTGCCTTCATGCAGCAGGGGGTCGCTAAATTCCAGGCGAAGAGTTATCCGGATGCCATCAAGGCAATGACGATGGCGGGTGATATCAATCCGAAAGATACGCTGGCTCCCTTGTATACAGCCATTGCCGCCCAGCAGGTGAAAGACAACGCAACGGCTAAAACCCAACTGGAGAAATACATTGCCGGTGGGGGGAAAGATGCGTCAATCTATGGTTCGCTGGCCATGCTGTACCGGAGCGACAATGAAATTGACAAAGCTCTGGCTACGCTGGACAAAGCCATTGCCATGGCCCCCAACAACAAGGATCTGGGGAACGAGAAGATCAATATTATGCTGACCACAAACCGGATGGATGAAGCCATTACGGGTATGAAGCAAATGGTTGAGAAAGATCCCAGCAATGTTCAGAATCTGGTGAACTTATCGATTGTCTATCATAATGTTGCCGATAAAACAAACGAAGAGGTTCGTAAGCTGGAGGGTGAAACAAAAAAGGGAAGTAATGCCGGTAAGCAACTGGCCGATGCGAAAGCACTGCTTGATACTTATAACGGCGAGGTAACCCGGTTGAGTGGTTTAATTAAAAAGCAACCGAAAAACGCCGATCTGAAACGCCAGCTGGCCGATGTTCAGAAAAAGTCGACGGATCAGAAAGCAACCATTGCCCAGCTGGAAACGGAAGCTAAAGCAGCCGCAGCCAATGCGTCGGCAGCGTCCGAGGGTGAGAAGAAGCTGACGGATTTGAAGCAAAAACTGGCCGAAGAAAAGAAACTGGAGAAAGATTACCTGAATAAAGCGATGGCCGTCGATGCGAATAATTACGATGCCAACTTTAACCTGGGTGTTTTTTACTTTAACGAAGCGGTCGAAATGAAGCGGTCGGTCGATAAGATGGACATGGCAGAATACAGCAAAAACGGAAAAGAGCTGGACGGTAAAGTCTGTGGTAAATTCAAGCAAGCTTTACCATACTTTACAAAAGCCAAGTCAATAAAAGACGAAGCAGATCTGAACGAAAACCTGACGAATCTTCAGAACATTCTGAAGCAGTACGAAGAGAAGAAAGTCGCCTGCATCGAAACGAAAGAATAG
- a CDS encoding helix-turn-helix transcriptional regulator, producing MVLRKLMTINDKIKQILIDKNLSPSYFADEIGVQRSSISHILSGRNRPSFDIIQKIIRRFPELGYEWIMEEDNQNHLNQSVPSGYSDRGIPRPSNQDRSERFSTNTPYSTPPPITIRSQRNEIPPSIPAPVLTPDGGDYAPVPATTDKKVERILIFYTDGSFREYTPSGS from the coding sequence ATGGTTCTTCGAAAGCTCATGACAATTAATGACAAAATTAAACAGATCCTAATTGACAAGAATCTATCGCCGTCTTACTTCGCGGATGAAATTGGTGTACAGCGTTCCAGTATTTCTCATATTCTTTCGGGTCGTAATCGCCCTAGCTTCGATATTATTCAGAAAATAATTCGCCGTTTCCCTGAGCTAGGGTATGAGTGGATTATGGAAGAAGATAATCAGAACCACCTGAATCAGTCAGTTCCTTCTGGCTATTCAGATAGGGGCATACCACGGCCCTCGAATCAGGATCGGTCTGAACGATTCAGTACAAATACGCCTTATTCGACACCACCCCCCATCACGATTCGCAGCCAGCGGAACGAGATTCCGCCCAGTATACCAGCACCCGTTCTAACCCCTGATGGTGGAGATTACGCCCCAGTTCCCGCCACGACAGACAAGAAAGTAGAACGAATATTAATTTTTTATACCGACGGCTCGTTTCGGGAATACACCCCTTCAGGATCATAA
- a CDS encoding energy transducer TonB codes for MNRITFDNEGEIRVKSLAGAVIINVLLVAILLLVHLSQTIPNPPPIQFVEVNFGTDSRGSGRIQTYNKASDSPNPENVKAAEKRPNPKVNTTPRLEKSRPTPVPKVEEAKPAKTASEKPIIASKTESPVTTPERPEPKRVETSKAAPVEKPAPPAPPKKVETVNNDALFKKSSGGGGSNGTVGKASGTGGNNNGDDASGVGDKGNPNGKIDAKSLYGTPGGAATGVAFDVSGWSMASRPAVNDDSDETGKIIFKITVDGDGEIIRVQQQQSTVSPAVAEQYRKAVQRLRLKPKGGSTPPTSTGTITFIIKAKD; via the coding sequence ATGAACCGTATAACATTCGACAACGAGGGCGAAATTCGGGTAAAGTCACTGGCGGGTGCCGTTATTATCAATGTACTGCTGGTGGCTATCTTATTACTCGTTCACCTGTCACAAACGATCCCGAATCCGCCCCCGATTCAATTCGTGGAGGTCAACTTTGGCACTGACTCCAGAGGGAGCGGTCGCATTCAGACCTATAACAAGGCCTCTGACTCGCCCAATCCTGAGAACGTAAAAGCGGCCGAAAAAAGGCCGAACCCGAAAGTGAACACGACTCCCCGGCTGGAAAAGAGCCGCCCAACGCCAGTCCCCAAAGTTGAGGAGGCCAAACCGGCTAAAACAGCCTCCGAAAAGCCAATCATTGCGAGTAAAACTGAGAGCCCCGTTACAACACCCGAACGACCCGAGCCCAAACGGGTTGAAACCTCGAAAGCGGCTCCCGTTGAAAAGCCTGCCCCCCCGGCACCGCCCAAAAAGGTAGAGACCGTCAATAACGATGCCCTGTTCAAAAAATCATCGGGTGGGGGGGGCTCGAATGGTACGGTTGGGAAAGCCTCCGGAACCGGTGGGAATAATAATGGCGATGACGCGAGTGGGGTTGGGGATAAAGGGAATCCGAATGGTAAGATTGATGCCAAAAGCCTGTATGGTACCCCTGGAGGAGCCGCTACCGGTGTGGCATTCGATGTGTCGGGTTGGTCAATGGCCAGCCGTCCGGCGGTGAATGATGACTCCGATGAGACAGGGAAGATTATTTTCAAAATCACTGTGGATGGCGATGGCGAAATTATACGGGTACAGCAACAGCAGTCTACTGTGAGCCCCGCTGTAGCGGAGCAGTATCGGAAAGCTGTACAACGGTTGAGGCTAAAGCCGAAAGGGGGCTCTACTCCGCCCACCTCTACCGGGACCATAACATTCATTATTAAGGCAAAAGATTAA
- a CDS encoding bifunctional folylpolyglutamate synthase/dihydrofolate synthase gives MQYQEALDYLYSRLPVFHRIGPIALKPGLDNTLRLCEALGNPQHQFRSIHVAGTNGKGSTSHMLAAIYQSAGYRVGLYTSPHLKSFTERIRLDGQPIAEDEVALFVTTHQSLIESIEPSFFEVTVAMAFDYFARQQPDVAIIEVGLGGRLDSTNVITPLASVITNIGLDHTDILGDTLPKIAREKAGITKAGIPLIIGETQSETTPVFTEIANQLKAPIVFADQLYTVADAGLSDGVRNIRVQSGDGETLSYTLDLTGGYQLLNVATALATVQALQSILPVSTESIQTGLQAVVPLTGLNGRFQTLHQQPRVIVDTAHNKPGLEALFTTIQSIPFASLRLVIGLVADKDRTAVLLSLPESAIYYFCQADSPRSLPAATLQAEAASLGRMGTTYPDVNRALAAALQQATPDDLILVTGSNYHIAELIKL, from the coding sequence ATGCAGTACCAGGAAGCACTCGACTATCTATACAGTCGGCTCCCCGTTTTTCACCGGATTGGCCCCATAGCACTCAAACCTGGCCTGGACAATACCCTAAGGCTATGTGAAGCGTTGGGCAATCCGCAACACCAGTTCAGGAGTATTCACGTAGCCGGAACGAATGGCAAAGGCAGTACCTCGCACATGCTGGCGGCCATCTACCAATCGGCGGGCTACCGGGTTGGTTTATATACATCGCCCCATTTAAAATCATTCACCGAGCGTATCCGTCTCGATGGACAGCCCATTGCTGAGGACGAAGTGGCTTTGTTTGTGACCACCCACCAGTCATTAATCGAATCCATCGAGCCATCGTTTTTTGAGGTGACGGTTGCCATGGCCTTCGACTACTTCGCGCGTCAGCAGCCCGACGTTGCCATTATTGAGGTAGGACTGGGCGGTCGTCTGGATTCGACGAACGTGATTACTCCCTTAGCATCCGTCATTACGAACATTGGCCTTGATCATACAGACATTCTGGGGGATACACTCCCAAAAATTGCCCGTGAAAAAGCCGGTATTACTAAAGCGGGTATACCGTTGATCATCGGAGAGACCCAGTCAGAAACGACACCTGTATTTACCGAAATTGCTAATCAACTAAAGGCACCTATTGTCTTTGCCGATCAGCTGTATACGGTTGCCGATGCTGGCCTGTCGGACGGGGTGAGGAATATCCGGGTCCAATCCGGCGACGGAGAAACTCTGTCCTATACGCTGGATTTAACGGGCGGTTATCAGCTGCTTAATGTAGCGACGGCTCTGGCGACAGTTCAGGCCCTACAATCGATTCTACCCGTATCCACGGAGTCCATTCAAACCGGTCTACAAGCGGTTGTGCCGTTAACCGGTCTGAATGGTCGCTTTCAAACCCTTCATCAACAGCCACGGGTTATTGTCGATACGGCCCATAATAAACCCGGTCTGGAGGCATTGTTTACAACGATACAATCGATTCCGTTTGCCTCGTTGCGGCTTGTCATCGGGCTGGTTGCCGATAAAGACCGCACCGCTGTTCTGCTTAGTCTGCCCGAATCGGCCATCTATTACTTTTGTCAGGCGGATTCACCCCGTTCCTTACCAGCTGCTACTCTTCAGGCCGAAGCGGCTTCGCTGGGGCGCATGGGTACCACTTACCCGGATGTAAACAGGGCGCTGGCAGCCGCTTTACAACAAGCAACACCCGACGACCTGATCCTCGTTACGGGTAGTAATTATCACATTGCTGAATTAATCAAATTATAA
- a CDS encoding carboxymuconolactone decarboxylase family protein, with amino-acid sequence MSGTKRIIFFVDQSINSSSILFLFNSFILTPMTEYQTPKDRAYTDTLINSAKKEAAAFLNLKHTAERKDGVIPIKYRELMSVAVALTTQCAYCIEAHITNAVQAGATREEIAETVFIAAAIRAGGAVGNGLMAMRLFDEASQVNP; translated from the coding sequence TTGTCTGGGACGAAACGTATTATTTTTTTTGTTGATCAATCCATCAACTCCTCGTCGATCCTGTTCCTGTTTAACTCGTTCATCCTAACTCCTATGACCGAATACCAGACGCCTAAAGACCGTGCTTATACGGATACTCTCATTAATTCAGCTAAAAAAGAAGCTGCAGCTTTCTTAAACCTAAAACATACAGCCGAGCGAAAGGATGGTGTTATTCCCATCAAGTATCGGGAACTGATGTCAGTGGCGGTTGCCCTGACAACTCAATGCGCCTATTGCATTGAAGCCCACATCACCAATGCGGTTCAGGCAGGTGCTACTCGCGAAGAGATTGCCGAAACCGTTTTTATTGCGGCCGCGATACGGGCTGGCGGTGCGGTGGGCAATGGACTTATGGCGATGCGTCTTTTCGATGAAGCCAGCCAGGTAAACCCATAA
- a CDS encoding SDR family NAD(P)-dependent oxidoreductase, protein MDNRKVWFITGASKGLGLSLVRHLLAAGEFVAATSRNRDALIRAIGAETNQFLPMAVDLNNEGSVADAIQQTTVRFGRVDVVVNNAGYGIGGSIEELTDQETRESFAINVFGMLNVIRAVLPQLRKQHSGHIINISSIAGLTATTGWAIYGATKYAVVGLSEVLAADVRSFGIKVTVVAPGAFRTSFLSAESLVIASNPIDAYQDVRVSHARYRQLDGLQAGDPEKAAMALIQLAAVPDPPLYLLLGSDAYERAFRKLDNLREEFKRWEGLTQSTDFETRVGV, encoded by the coding sequence ATGGACAACAGAAAAGTGTGGTTTATTACCGGGGCCTCAAAAGGGCTGGGGTTGAGTCTGGTCAGGCATTTACTGGCCGCTGGCGAATTCGTAGCGGCAACATCCAGGAATCGGGATGCACTCATTCGGGCTATTGGCGCAGAAACCAACCAATTTCTTCCCATGGCCGTTGATCTGAACAATGAAGGGAGTGTTGCCGACGCCATTCAGCAAACCACAGTCCGATTTGGCCGGGTTGATGTGGTGGTCAATAATGCCGGTTATGGGATTGGAGGGAGTATTGAAGAACTGACCGATCAGGAAACACGGGAAAGTTTTGCCATCAATGTGTTCGGCATGTTGAACGTAATCCGGGCTGTATTGCCCCAGTTACGAAAGCAGCACTCGGGCCACATCATCAATATCTCATCCATTGCGGGCCTAACGGCAACTACCGGCTGGGCTATTTATGGAGCGACAAAATATGCGGTAGTGGGGCTTTCGGAAGTGTTGGCTGCTGATGTTCGTTCCTTCGGTATAAAGGTCACGGTCGTTGCGCCGGGGGCATTCAGAACCAGTTTCCTGAGTGCGGAGTCACTGGTGATCGCCAGCAATCCGATTGACGCCTATCAGGACGTTCGCGTTTCCCATGCCCGATACCGTCAGCTGGACGGTTTACAGGCCGGCGACCCGGAAAAAGCAGCGATGGCGCTGATTCAACTGGCAGCGGTACCTGATCCTCCGCTCTATCTGTTGCTGGGTTCCGACGCTTATGAGCGGGCTTTTCGAAAACTGGATAACCTGCGTGAGGAGTTTAAACGCTGGGAAGGGTTAACCCAATCGACGGATTTTGAAACAAGGGTGGGGGTGTAA
- the trmB gene encoding tRNA (guanosine(46)-N7)-methyltransferase TrmB → MTRRKHHFFLQNAESENVIEVGKPLYKTIKGRWRQDYFINDRPIVLELACGKGEYTIGLAQAFPDTNFIGVDIKGDRIARGSKIAQTLGLTNVAFLRTDINYLQEFFEEGEVNEIWITFPDPQPRPKQDKHRLTHPRFLAIYKQLLIRGGTMHLKTDSPDLFAYSVEQIKQFGCNDLQLTTDLYQSPLNKIHLGIKTKYEQLFFDKGFTINYLQCKMGVIL, encoded by the coding sequence GTGACTCGTCGTAAACATCATTTCTTTCTGCAAAATGCAGAAAGCGAAAACGTTATTGAAGTTGGTAAACCCCTCTATAAAACGATCAAAGGGCGCTGGCGACAGGACTATTTTATAAATGACAGGCCAATTGTACTGGAGTTGGCCTGTGGGAAAGGGGAGTATACAATTGGATTAGCCCAGGCGTTCCCGGATACCAATTTTATCGGTGTCGATATAAAAGGGGATCGCATTGCCAGAGGCTCCAAAATAGCACAGACGCTTGGTTTAACGAACGTGGCTTTTCTGCGAACGGATATAAATTACCTTCAGGAATTTTTCGAAGAAGGGGAGGTCAATGAAATCTGGATCACCTTTCCGGACCCCCAGCCCCGGCCAAAACAGGACAAACATCGACTGACTCATCCTCGTTTTTTAGCGATCTATAAACAGCTACTTATCAGGGGTGGGACGATGCATTTAAAAACAGATAGCCCTGATTTATTTGCTTACAGTGTTGAGCAGATTAAACAATTTGGATGCAATGATTTACAATTGACAACTGACTTGTACCAGTCACCCTTAAACAAAATACACCTGGGAATAAAGACTAAGTACGAACAATTGTTTTTTGATAAAGGATTTACAATTAACTATTTACAATGTAAAATGGGTGTAATTTTGTAA
- the menD gene encoding 2-succinyl-5-enolpyruvyl-6-hydroxy-3-cyclohexene-1-carboxylic-acid synthase, whose product MPVLQPIVNIAELLSQKGITDVVVSPGSRSAPLTLAVARHPRLRVRVMADERSAGFVALGMAQQSRNPVAIICTSGSAVYNLAPAVVEAYFQRIPLLLLTADRPHEWLHQQDGQTIDQVNLFGSHVKRSYDLPADYSHPDARWFIERSLNEAVNLCRLAPSGPVHINVPLREPFYPTADERYQYEKVRLIDSLPAQPTLPPEVWHELLNEWERNERILLAVGQLPYDPDLLTCLQQISEEMGVPIVGEIVSNTARNGLFITHSDTFLSGLDDALGESLRPDLLITLGNSFLTRNLKTFFRRFPAHRHWHIQPTVDRINDSFQSLTTLIPAEPLPFLQKLVADLDFQRFLQGDEDDASHEFLNQWQTADRQATRLVYQTIAGSDAQLTDWSAVQTVLDQLPAQSILHLANSMPVRYANLCGVDQSLQIQVSANRGVSGIDGCLSTAVGAALMTDRIVTLLVGDVAFFYDRNALWSAPVPPNLRIVLLNNDSGHIFRIIDGPSRQPELETYFETPHGYTARNTADDARISYQICTTLDELRSLLPDFFASSPQAKLLEISTDKHTNQDQFLAYKSAIGELGLKLQL is encoded by the coding sequence ATGCCAGTTCTTCAACCCATTGTGAACATTGCCGAACTGCTCAGCCAGAAAGGTATTACGGATGTAGTGGTGTCGCCAGGTTCCCGGTCGGCACCGCTGACGCTGGCCGTTGCCCGGCATCCCCGGCTACGGGTCCGCGTGATGGCCGACGAGCGGTCAGCGGGCTTTGTCGCCCTGGGGATGGCCCAGCAAAGCCGAAACCCGGTGGCGATCATCTGCACATCGGGCAGTGCGGTCTACAACCTGGCACCAGCCGTGGTGGAGGCTTATTTTCAACGGATTCCACTCCTGCTCCTGACGGCTGACCGGCCCCACGAATGGCTGCACCAGCAGGATGGGCAGACGATCGATCAGGTTAATCTGTTCGGATCGCACGTAAAACGTAGTTATGATCTCCCCGCCGATTATAGCCATCCCGATGCCCGATGGTTTATAGAGCGATCCCTCAATGAAGCCGTCAACCTTTGTCGGCTGGCTCCATCGGGGCCCGTTCATATCAATGTGCCGCTTCGTGAACCGTTTTATCCAACGGCCGATGAACGCTACCAGTACGAAAAGGTACGACTCATCGATTCCCTCCCTGCTCAACCAACATTGCCACCCGAAGTCTGGCATGAGTTACTCAACGAATGGGAACGCAATGAACGAATACTGCTGGCTGTAGGACAGCTTCCGTATGATCCGGATTTGCTGACCTGCCTGCAACAAATCAGCGAGGAGATGGGCGTACCCATTGTTGGCGAGATTGTCAGTAACACAGCCCGCAATGGCCTGTTCATTACGCATTCGGATACGTTCCTGTCGGGACTGGACGACGCATTGGGCGAATCGCTTCGACCGGATCTGCTCATCACCCTGGGTAATTCGTTCCTGACCCGGAATCTGAAAACATTTTTCCGCCGGTTTCCAGCGCATCGCCACTGGCACATTCAACCAACCGTCGATCGCATCAACGATTCGTTTCAAAGCCTGACAACCCTTATCCCCGCAGAACCTCTCCCTTTTTTACAGAAATTAGTGGCGGACCTGGATTTTCAGCGTTTTTTGCAGGGCGATGAAGACGATGCCTCGCATGAATTTCTGAACCAGTGGCAAACCGCCGATCGACAGGCTACCCGTCTTGTTTACCAAACCATTGCCGGTTCGGATGCCCAACTCACGGACTGGTCGGCGGTACAGACTGTGCTGGACCAGTTACCCGCCCAATCGATCCTGCATCTGGCCAACAGTATGCCCGTACGCTACGCCAATCTCTGCGGAGTCGATCAGTCCTTGCAGATTCAGGTTTCGGCCAATCGGGGAGTCAGTGGTATCGACGGCTGCCTTAGTACGGCAGTCGGTGCCGCCCTGATGACGGACCGGATCGTTACGCTGCTAGTTGGCGATGTTGCCTTTTTTTATGATCGAAACGCCCTATGGTCGGCTCCCGTGCCGCCTAATCTGCGAATTGTGCTCCTGAATAACGATAGCGGGCATATTTTCCGGATCATCGACGGACCCAGCCGACAACCGGAGCTGGAAACGTATTTTGAAACGCCCCACGGGTACACGGCCCGAAATACCGCAGACGATGCCCGGATTTCATATCAGATCTGCACTACCCTGGACGAATTGCGATCCCTCCTACCCGATTTTTTTGCCAGCAGTCCACAGGCAAAACTGCTGGAGATTTCAACGGATAAGCATACGAATCAGGATCAGTTTTTAGCCTATAAATCAGCTATTGGTGAACTGGGATTAAAACTACAACTATAG
- the gap gene encoding type I glyceraldehyde-3-phosphate dehydrogenase: MEKIRVAINGFGRIGRLSFRQLLAKENIEVIAINDLTDNETLAHLLKYDSVHGRFSGTVQSDKDSITVNGTRIHAYAERDPKNLPWKELNIDVVLESTGRFVDEAGAGQHLTAGAKKVVISAPAKGNIPTVVLGVNDDTLTGEETIVSNASCTTNCLAPMAKVLDDVFGIEKGYMTTIHAYTADQNLQDAPHSDLRRARAAALSIVPTSTGAAKAVGLVLPQLKGKLDGNALRVPTPDGSLTDLTVILKRDVTVEEINNAIKEASETTLKGYLEYNVDEIVSIDIVGNPHSCIFDSKLTATNGNLAKVVGWYDNEFGYSSRVADLITKLFK; encoded by the coding sequence ATGGAAAAAATACGCGTTGCCATCAATGGCTTCGGTCGAATCGGTCGTCTTTCGTTCAGACAATTACTTGCCAAGGAAAACATTGAGGTTATTGCTATCAATGACCTGACAGATAACGAAACATTAGCACACCTGTTAAAATATGATTCCGTTCACGGTAGGTTTTCAGGAACTGTACAATCCGATAAAGATAGTATTACCGTCAATGGAACACGCATTCATGCCTATGCAGAGCGTGATCCTAAAAATCTTCCCTGGAAAGAACTAAACATTGATGTCGTTCTTGAATCAACCGGGCGTTTTGTCGATGAAGCCGGGGCTGGTCAACACCTGACAGCAGGCGCTAAGAAAGTAGTTATTTCGGCACCTGCTAAAGGTAATATTCCTACTGTCGTATTAGGCGTTAATGACGATACACTAACTGGCGAAGAAACGATCGTTTCGAACGCTTCCTGCACGACCAATTGCCTGGCTCCAATGGCAAAAGTTCTGGATGATGTTTTTGGTATCGAAAAAGGGTACATGACAACCATCCACGCTTACACGGCAGATCAGAATCTTCAGGACGCTCCTCACTCCGATCTGCGCCGGGCACGGGCAGCGGCCTTATCGATCGTTCCAACCTCAACGGGTGCCGCCAAAGCGGTAGGTCTGGTTTTGCCTCAATTAAAAGGGAAATTAGATGGTAACGCCCTGCGTGTACCAACACCAGATGGTTCGCTCACCGATCTAACGGTCATTCTGAAGCGTGACGTCACTGTAGAAGAAATCAATAACGCAATCAAAGAAGCATCAGAAACAACCCTGAAAGGCTATCTGGAATACAATGTGGATGAAATCGTATCGATTGACATCGTAGGCAATCCACATTCCTGCATCTTCGATTCGAAACTGACAGCCACCAATGGAAATCTGGCCAAAGTTGTTGGCTGGTACGACAATGAGTTTGGTTACTCAAGCCGTGTGGCTGACTTAATTACAAAGTTGTTTAAGTAG
- a CDS encoding Dps family protein, whose amino-acid sequence MKTNIGISPENREVVAHQLAKLLADEFVLYTKTLNAHWNLEGMDFHSVHLYFEELYQQSAEIVDDVAERIRQLGHYAPATLKNFLQLTHLTEQDEDGNDSRSLIKKLLNDHESIIEFIRGNIDEFQDAHKDAGTGDFVTGLLEKHEKIAWMLRAHLK is encoded by the coding sequence ATGAAAACAAACATTGGTATTTCTCCGGAAAATCGGGAAGTAGTTGCCCATCAATTAGCCAAACTCCTGGCCGATGAGTTTGTCCTGTACACCAAAACCCTCAACGCCCACTGGAATCTGGAAGGGATGGACTTTCATTCGGTTCACCTCTACTTTGAAGAACTCTACCAGCAATCGGCTGAGATCGTCGACGATGTGGCCGAACGGATCCGGCAGTTAGGTCATTATGCCCCCGCTACGTTAAAAAATTTCCTGCAACTGACACATCTAACGGAGCAGGACGAGGATGGTAATGACAGCCGCAGCCTCATCAAAAAACTGTTGAACGACCACGAAAGCATCATTGAATTCATCCGGGGCAATATTGATGAATTTCAGGACGCCCACAAGGATGCCGGGACGGGTGATTTTGTGACGGGACTGCTGGAAAAACACGAAAAAATAGCCTGGATGCTTCGGGCGCACCTCAAGTAA